The Trichomycterus rosablanca isolate fTriRos1 chromosome 6, fTriRos1.hap1, whole genome shotgun sequence DNA segment TAGTCCAGCATCCATGTGACATCTGGTCACTGGGGGTCTCTTAGGATTTAAAATGGAGAGATTAAGAAATGGAAAGGCTACAGTCACTAACTGTATACCCATaatgttcatctgtatggtatgtGTAGTTTATAATCCATAAATGTACGTACCATATAGGTGTAGAAATGATTAAGTGAGGCTTCACATTCCAGAAATTATGTCAAACCTATTCTACTGTAGCTATATAAAAGCATGTCGTTTCATTTCTGATTCTCACAGTAACTGAGGAACTCATCACATCACTTCTCTACAATCACTAACTACGATATTAAAATATGTCCAAGGTAAGGTTTGCCAAATTCcaaaaaattcatttatttaagcttttttttctgcAGTAATCTTTTAACTTGCAAATTTTAGTACTGTGCTGCAAAACCTTTTGCATCAAACAGTCAGTGTTGATGTCTTTATTTGTTGTAATTAAGTTGGGACTTAATTATTTAAGAATTTGCAGTAAAAGGGAAAAAAGTAACAATGCATTTTACAGCATATGTTAGTGCACCATTTATATGcatttgctgcatttaacacattggggggggggaaattatatatatatatatatatatatatatatatatatatatatatatatatatatatatatatatatatatatatatatatatacgtatatacagtatatacatgatACATTATGgttatgttttatttcattatatgttaaatttaagaaaaaataaataaaactgatatTGTGTATTATAGGTTTATTGTGCTAACATGTGCtttcacttttaaaataaacagcaCATGGAATTTTACTAGGAGTGTCCAAACTTCTTTCTGttgtattacattattttaaagcaAAGTATAACATTTGGAGATACAGATTTACCAGTATATGAACTGGCTTTGAGTTTTATTAATGTGAATGATCTTTCTAAAACTCCTGATAGCGTCCTGTTCCAGCACCAAGGAAATGTCTTCGTCCCTCAGCAAGCCAAGGGGACAACCACTATGGTAATGAGGTATGTACAGACATTTATGTTTACTATAAATTAGCTTAtgaaaaattatatatttattatatatgtacatttttaagaaTTTCTAGCTTGAGTGCAATCTATGATGTCTTACTTTTACTATTGTCTCAGGGTCATTGCTTTTCTGTAACACAAGCTAAAAACTGTGGATGCCTAAATATGAACTGTGTAACCATTTGATATTCCTCGGCACTATGTTTACCACTGTAGCAGTATATTAACATTTGCATAAAATACCCGTCAGACCTCAAGATAAGTGATTCATTACACTATGTAACCCATTTCTATTGCTTCAAGGTCTGATTTTTCATGCTTTAAATCATTACTATGATAACTCATGATACATGTATCAGCTTAATAGATACTCAATACTTTCTATTTAAGTTTGAGCAATCTGTGGTCCTATTCAGTGAGCTTGTGTGGCCTGCCCCTTTGTGGTGAGCTGATGTAGCTCTGAGGTGTTTCTATAATAACAGCACTTACAGTTTGCAGGACAGGTCCTCCAGAATAATTATTTTGTGGTATTCTGTACACTGAATTTTTTTAGTATAACCCATTTATCAATACCTGTTTATGGATTTGCATTATTGTATGCACTTGTTAGCACGAGGTAAAGAGGATGTGCATATACTTGGCCTTTCAGTgtagtacaccgatcagccataacattaaaatcaccttcttttttctacaatcactgtccattttatcagccccacttaccatatagaagcactttgtagttctacaattactgactgttgttcatttgtttctctgcatgccttcttcaatggtcaggaccatcacagagcagatattatttgggtggtaggtcattctcagcactgcagtgacactgacatggtggtggtgtgttagtgtgttagtgtgttagtgtgttagtgtgttagtgtgttagtgtgttagtgtgttagtgtgttagtgtgttagtgtgttagtgtgttagtgtgtgttgtgctggtatgagtccatcagacacagcaatgctgataagagtttttaaacatctcactaagaatagtccaccaaccaaaaatatccagacaacagcgccctgtgggcagcgtcctgtgaccacttatgaatgtctaaaagatgaccaacttaaacagcagcaacagatgagcgatcatctctgactttacatctacaaggtggaccaactaggtaggagtgtctaatagagtggacagtgagtggacacggtatttaaaaactccagctcatACAAGCTCatcatttaaaaactctgatccactcataccagcacaacacacactaacacaccaccaccatgtcagtgtcactgcagtgctgagaatgatctaccacctaaataatacctgctctgtggtggtccagtaggggtcctgaccattgaagaacagggtgaaaacaggctaaaaagatatgcagagaaatagatggactacagtcagtaattgtagaactacaaagtgcttctatatggtaagtggagctgataaaatggacagtgagtgtagaaacaaggaggtggttttaatgttgtggcttattggtgtataaatatatctaaaactagtatgttaaattaatttaaaaatcatactaTAATTATGTACAATAACAATCcactgttttaactgtttaagAGGCCAGATCTAGAAGTCATCGTCAAGTCCACAAGTCTGCTGTGTTTAAGTGATGCTTCCAACATACCCTCTGCTCATGGAAACATGGTGGTGAGGAAAGCTACCAGGAACGTAAGTAAAGGAACTGATTTAGTTTATGCCAACACGTTTTTATCATTTGTAACATCTTGTAACTTCAATGTCTCAGGCACTCATTTTAAATAGAGTATTTGTCACATCGGCTTAGCAAACTTAGCAAATAGACAGAATTTTGTGGTCAAAATTCACCACAAAAAACATAGCAAGCAAAACTGATTTGTGTTGGGTTGCCTTAAAAGTGCATGGGGAAGAATTTTGTACTCAAGTGGTTACAGATGGACTGTAGCTGGCTACAGATCATATTCTCCCAATAAGCATAGCATAATATTATAAGTGGCTAGGTATTTTGTAAAGGAGTCTGCTATTTGTGAGCAGTAATACATGGGCTCTTCGGGGCATTTCTAGCAGGAGGAGCAAATTTATACATGCTGTTTTCTCAGTCTGTAGGGCGGCAcgttggctaagtgggtagcactgtcgcctcacagcaagaaggtcctgggttcaatccccaggtgggacggtctgggtcctttctgtgtggagtttgcatgttctccccatgcctgtgtgggtttactccaggtgctccggtttcctcccacagtccaaaaacatgcaagtgaggtgaattggagatactaaattgtccaatcACATTGTTTCTACAATTGTTTCATCACagcttacatacagtatatttccaCCTTATTTGCAATAATAACTATAAAATTGACCCATGCCCCCTTAAAAGTCAACTCAGTACTCTTGCCTGGTGTCAATTTGACCTTGTGTCATTTTGACCATGAGTATACCTGGTCAAATTGACACTTGGTCGATTTGTCCTGTGTATACTTCCACAACCCCAGCCAGAATAAACTGGATTGTgaacatacatttaaaaaatagtgttttttaatatttttaagatTAAACATTATATTTTACTCAATGTTTAACCAAATATTATGAAAATAATTAAGGGTTGAGGTACATACTGTACTTATGTGCTCAACAGTAGCAGCCAGTTAGTTTTGGtgctttaaccagcaaccttctgattactagtccagtgccttatccactaagctaccactgccttgtTATGATTTAATTTCACttcttaaaaaaagtgaaactaTGAGGGCTCTTTCAAACAATCTGGTCAGACTTGGTTTTAGTTTGGCAAGGTAAGTTGTTGTTTAAAACCATTCTGCTCTGACAgtaaattgttttgtttttcatagCAGGAATGTatcagaaaaacagacagaccaGTTATGTCTGAAAATCCAGTTTTCCAGTTTAGcatcgacttgatcctccattcagcgcccaagtggtggaacgaacttcctctgtctgtccgaacatctgagtctcttgctgtcttcaaaagatgacaaaaacccacctctttactaaacacttaagctgacatgcacttacttactaacacccCCTGTAAATCATTTTTCAGTGTAAGTGGATCCCCATTTACCATACATGATTTTGAAGGTGAGCTTATCAGTAGGAGTATGAAATGTATCAGGTACTAATAACAATGCTGGGAGcaccaaccaaaataaaaaGCAATTAGCACCTGTGAAattgaccactgataaaggaaTAGATAAGCATTAACATACATTGTGCATAAAAAACTGGAGTCTCCAACTGTACACCCACAAATGCTAGCagggtgtttctaataaagaggccagtgaGTGTAAACATGATTTTCTCATACCAAACCAACACATACTACCATGTCACTGCTATTTTACTGTAACTGCAATTCAATCTTAAATAGACTTACAGCCAGTTTTATGAACATGTGCTTTTAGGTCATGCCTTATGGTGGAGATTTTCAGCAGCCTTTGGCTTCTCGATTGAAGGGTAGTGTTCGTGTCCTGCCCTGCAGTAACCCTAAGGTAAAGACATAACAAAGATTACAATAAGATCTCTGAAGCATATTAATTTGGGAGAAATATCTCAGCACATTCTCATTACAACAATTTCAATTCCAGTTTACAGAATGTTCTTCCTCTTTTGAGACGGATATAAAAGATGTCATGGAACGATGGTGCTCAGGGAAAGGTGAGAACAGAATTTGACTGGAAATAGACTTTTATAAAAGCACTTTcagcagtggcgtaactaggcgctcatgggccccagtgcaaaaaaaaactttttgggccccctcaataAATGTcagatacatatatatatattgggggaggggggggcagtgaggtgggtggttgagttcatgttatGGAGGGCCCGCCGCCTGCcgtgggccccagtgcacctgccccccctgtagttacgccactgactttcagtgtcactgaaatttgaaattaaactttttaattTTCAGGTTGGGTGGAACTTAATGATGACTTTTCATTCACAAATGAAGACAATGTTAAGTATGTAACAAAACATTAATTAGCAGCCTATCAATAAGCTATTGACTGATAATTTGTACAGAATGTTATCCAGATTAATATAACGCTTGTGTGTCTGTCTTTATCCAGAGCTTTCAGGATGGAAACAGAACGTCTGAAAGAAGCTCTTTGTGTGTTTAATTTTGTCTTGTCTGACCGTGAATCATCTCTGCAAGGTCACATAACTGAACTTCAGGATGTGGCTAATAACCTcgacaaggtccataaaggggCAAAGATAGCAGGTATTACTGGGGGCACAGCAGGGGCACTAGGAGTAGCAGCTGCTGTTGGAGGGGTCATACTTGCCCCTCTGACTTTGGGTGCTTCATTAGTAGTTACTGCAGCTGGGGTTGGGGTAGCAGCAGCCGGTACAGTCGCCGGTGCCTCAGCTGCCATAACCAATAAAGTCTCCAGCAGTATGGACAGAAGAAAGGTAGAGCAAATCCTCAAAAACCACACAACCCAAATGGAGGAAATTGAAAAGTATCTGAATTTTATCATCATCAGCGTGAAGCGTTTGAATAAATACAACATGTCTGAAATGCAGTTGGTAGATTGGAGGGCAGTAAAGGTGGAAAAGGTGATGCAGATTGCTAGAGACAGTAACAAGGCTACTGGTGCCATAAGCAAGAGTTCAGGTATGATCCAAGCACTTGGGATTGGCATGGATATGTActtcaaaaaagaggacagCCAGAAGCTAAAGAAGGGCTCTGAAACCAAATTTGCTAAACAAATTCGCCACGTTTCAATGCAGATGCAAGCTAGTCTTGATGAAATgataaattttaaaaaagatCTGGTGTCTGTAGACTTATAAAACAAGAAACCTTTCTTCATAAAGTGTTTCTATAAacctatatttttgtttatattttagtttttataatAGGTGTTTCCTTAAAGACAGGGAACATTTTGGAGACTTTGGGTGCCTGGGAatgtttcttttaataaatgtgtacacttctgtttaaattgttaataaaataatattccaAACATGCATTGCTTATTTGACATTAAATGAATGAGATGTTGACAATAACACCTACGCCTTAAGATTAGTAGATGTGCAGAGGTAACTAAATCATCATTGGCTCAGGATGCAGGTAAACTGGCTTTTTCTGGGCTTTTCGTACAATACACCTCAGCTTTCTCCACCCCTATTAGGTAAAACATCTAATTGTGTTATGCAAGAAGTACTGGCACAAGACCTGAAAGAAAATACTGTTGCAAGAAATCCTAAGCTGATATTGGTCAAAAGTACTAGGACTGGAGCAAGACTTcaaagaagaacttggtcaaaagtgaaaataaacacCAAGAATCACATGAATCCAGCACTGGGGCAAAAGTGGAAAGGGGTACTGGGGAAAGCGTGAAAGGGAGTATTATAGCAAGAATGAAAAGAAGCACTGAGTGGAGATTGGTAATAAGTACACTGGAATATAGTAGAAGGAAGTAAGAGTACTAAAAAGAAGTCGGTGTACTACAGCAAAACTGAAAATAAGTAGTGGGCTGAGACTGGTAAGGATTAACTGGGCAATACTGTCAATAAGCACTGAGGCAAGACTGATAAGTATAAGAATGGGAGTAACACTGAGGGCAAAATGACAATGGAGTAAGGCCAGACTTAAGGGACTACTGGGGACAGACCAAACTTGAGTCCCTAAAGGAAAACTGAGGCAAGAATTGAAATCAGAACTGCAAGTTGTAGTGGGGCTAGACTAAGGAATATTGTAGCAGAACTGAAATGGAGTGGGGTAAAGACTACAAAAAAGTGCTAAACACAaagggttggtttcacagacagggattaagcctagtcctagactacacagcattttgaatggagattctccatttaaagcaaaatgtagtcctggactagccttaatccctgACTGGGAAACCAACCCAAAGAGTTAGATAATTAATTTAGGGATGTAAGGCATTGCCATctaattttttcttcttctaatTACAAGTTATAATGATatcaagggtggcacggtggcacagtgggtaatgCTGACGCCTGGGTCTAATtccttgtattattatta contains these protein-coding regions:
- the LOC134317303 gene encoding apolipoprotein L4-like; its protein translation is MPYGGDFQQPLASRLKGSVRVLPCSNPKFTECSSSFETDIKDVMERWCSGKGWVELNDDFSFTNEDNVKAFRMETERLKEALCVFNFVLSDRESSLQGHITELQDVANNLDKVHKGAKIAGITGGTAGALGVAAAVGGVILAPLTLGASLVVTAAGVGVAAAGTVAGASAAITNKVSSSMDRRKVEQILKNHTTQMEEIEKYLNFIIISVKRLNKYNMSEMQLVDWRAVKVEKVMQIARDSNKATGAISKSSGMIQALGIGMDMYFKKEDSQKLKKGSETKFAKQIRHVSMQMQASLDEMINFKKDLVSVDL